A window of Mangifera indica cultivar Alphonso chromosome 11, CATAS_Mindica_2.1, whole genome shotgun sequence contains these coding sequences:
- the LOC123228586 gene encoding sucrose transport protein SUC2-like, producing MEVQLEKQLPQSQSYKKIVAVASIAAGVQFGWALQLSLLTPYVQLLGIPHKWASLIWLCGPVSGMVVQPIVGFHSDTCTSRFGRRRPFIVAGAILVGIAVVLIGFAADFGHLFGDSVSRQVKPRAIAIFVLGFWMLDVANNTLQGPCRAFLADLSGSDHKKTRAANNFYSFFMAVGNVLGYAAGSYTHLYHMLPFTKTKSCDTYCANLKTCFILSITLLFTLTTVALTYVRESPWSPDKAVNEGGDKLGEGGGSSKEPFLKEIFVALKGLQRPMWILLLVTALNWIAWFPFLLFDTDWMGREVYGGNANGNAEELRLYNAGVRAGALGLMLNAILLGLTSLGVEYLARAVGGVKRLWGIVNFLLAFCLALTLLITKLAESKRREMAANGHVLAPEVGVKVGALAIFTVLGIPQAITFSVPFALASIFSRSSAAGQGLSLGVLNLAIVIPQMVVSLVGGPFDDLFGGGNMPAFIAGAVSAAASGIFALSLLPSPPPDHSADKSPVVGFH from the exons ATGGAGGTTCAGCTTGAGAAACAGCTGCCACAGTCGCAGTCGTATAAAAAGATTGTAGCAGTGGCCTCAATTGCTGCTGGGGTCCAGTTCGGCTGGGCACTTCAGCTCTCTTTACTTACTCCCTACGTTCAGCTTCTGGGAATTCCTCACAAATGGGCTTCCCTTATTTGGCTCTGCGGCCCCGTCTCCGGGATGGTGGTGCAGCCTATTGTGGGGTTTCATAGTGATACATGCACCTCCCGTTTCGGCCGCCGCCGACCCTTCATTGTTGCAGGAGCTATTCTCGTCGGCATTGCTGTTGTCCTAATCGGCTTCGCAGCTGATTTTGGACACCTGTTTGGGGACTCTGTCTCCCGGCAGGTCAAACCCCGGGCTATCGCCATCTTCGTTCTCGGGTTCTGGATGCTAGATGTCGCCAACAACACCTTGCAGGGCCCCTGCCGGGCGTTTCTGGCGGATCTGTCCGGCAGCGATCATAAGAAAACTCGTGCCGCCAACAATTTTTACTCCTTCTTCATGGCGGTCGGTAATGTTCTTGGCTATGCGGCTGGCTCCTACACTCACCTCTACCACATGCTCCcgtttacaaaaacaaaatcatgtgATACTTACTGCGCGAATCTAAAGACTTGTTTCATCCTCTCTATAACTCTCCTGTTTACGCTAACCACTGTGGCTCTCACTTATGTGCGGGAAAGTCCCTGGTCACCGGATAAAGCCGTCAACGAGGGCGGTGACAAGCTTGGAGAAGGGGGAGGGTCCTCAAAAGAGccatttttaaaagaaatttttgttgCGTTAAAGGGCTTACAAAGACCCATGTGGATTCTACTTCTCGTCACGGCGCTCAACTGGATTGCATGGTTCCCGTTCTTGCTGTTCGACACAGACTGGATGGGGCGGGAGGTTTACGGCGGGAACGCCAATGGAAACGCGGAGGAGCTGAGACTGTACAATGCGGGCGTGCGCGCGGGAGCCTTGGGGCTGATGTTAAACGCCATCCTTCTGGGGCTGACGTCTCTCGGGGTTGAGTATTTGGCACGTGCAGTTGGTGGCGTGAAGAGGCTGTGGGGGATTGTCAATTTTTTGCTGGCGTTTTGTTTGGCCTTGACGCTTTTGATCACTAAACTGGCGGAGTCTAAGCGGCGGGAGATGGCTGCCAACGGTCATGTTTTGGCTCCAGAGGTGGGTGTGAAAGTTGGCGCTTTGGCTATCTTCACCGTGTTGGGGATCCCTCAAGCG ATAACTTTCAGTGTTCCATTTGCTTTGGCATCCATATTCAGCAGATCTTCTGCTGCTGGTCAAG GGCTTTCCTTGGGAGTTCTTAACTTGGCCATAGTTATTCCACAG ATGGTGGTATCTTTAGTTGGAGGACCCTTTGATGATCTTTTCGGAGGTGGCAACATGCCTGCTTTTATAGCCGGCGCTGTCTCCGCCGCAGCAAGCGGCATCTTTGCACTGTCCTTGCTGCCATCGCCGCCGCCCGATCATTCAGCAGATAAATCTCCAGTGGTTGGATTCCATTAA